In Candidatus Poribacteria bacterium, one genomic interval encodes:
- a CDS encoding DUF5060 domain-containing protein → MTRYILPITIFTAAFFLSMAATVNAQKNSEVNMIERWGTYEVTLNGPDTGNPFIEVELTAEFTHNGRTFEPDGFYDGNGIYKIRFMPDEAGEWTYTTKSNRAELDGQSGQFTCIEPSDGNHGPVQVYKDFYLQYTDGTPYHQFGTTCYAWAHQGAAMEEQTLETLAEAPFNKMRMCIFPKDYVYNKNEPVYYPFEGKPIKDWDFTRFNPEFWQHFEQRIQGLLDLGIEADIILFHTYDRWDFENMDAESDDRYIRYAVARLAAFRNVWWSLANEFDIMPAKQESDWDRFFQIIRDHDPYQRLRGIHNCRRWYDHNKPWVTHTSIQTSNMAQGIRYRTQYGKPVIYDECRYEGDIPQGWGNITAEEMVQKFWAGTISGCYVGHGETYKHPEDLLWWAKGGVLRGESPPRIAFLKAFMAGAPAFDTLAPIGDDKGRYILTKHGEYYLTYTTEPQTMTLDLKGEQPYKIDRVDTWNMKVIPVGTAQPGEYTFAAPDGGSAYRFTPYAPGEKLRPEAKASADVLQGNAPLTVDFSAAGDLIHHWSFGDGTTSTESNPTHVYESLGQYVATLTVMNEEGDTSTTSLAIHVSPAAPADIGTHTEFPGSRDGLVFLWHGTLGDSGEIESRGDAKIGEDGQMDLTGGAFLTKGVNEALLAACQASNQLTLECLVTTNNLDQDGPARIISFSNDITHRNFTFGQDGSRFAVRIRTPRTGTNATGSEFSFGKIEVRKPIHLIVSYFDGNVYCYIDGELVYVSNGTQGDFSNWELYPLLFGDEASGGRNWEGKLSRVAIYSRFVGVEEAAHKFKLVQGE, encoded by the coding sequence ATGACAAGATACATTTTACCAATAACAATTTTCACGGCTGCTTTTTTCCTAAGTATGGCAGCTACCGTGAATGCACAAAAAAACTCAGAGGTGAATATGATTGAACGTTGGGGAACATACGAAGTAACCTTGAATGGACCGGACACAGGAAACCCCTTCATTGAGGTTGAATTGACTGCAGAATTTACACATAATGGTCGGACATTCGAGCCGGATGGGTTCTATGACGGAAATGGCATTTACAAAATCCGTTTCATGCCCGATGAAGCCGGTGAATGGACCTACACGACGAAAAGTAACCGTGCTGAACTCGACGGCCAGAGTGGACAGTTTACATGTATCGAACCCTCTGATGGAAACCATGGACCTGTGCAAGTCTATAAAGATTTCTATTTGCAATACACCGATGGGACACCTTATCACCAATTTGGGACGACTTGCTATGCGTGGGCACATCAAGGGGCAGCAATGGAGGAACAGACGCTTGAAACCCTCGCCGAGGCACCCTTTAATAAAATGCGGATGTGCATTTTTCCAAAAGATTATGTCTATAACAAAAACGAACCCGTCTATTATCCGTTTGAAGGGAAACCGATAAAAGATTGGGACTTCACGAGGTTCAATCCTGAATTCTGGCAGCATTTCGAGCAGCGGATACAAGGCTTGTTAGACCTTGGTATTGAGGCGGACATCATCCTGTTTCATACCTACGACCGATGGGATTTTGAGAATATGGATGCCGAAAGCGATGACCGATACATCCGTTATGCTGTTGCGCGGTTGGCAGCTTTCCGTAACGTTTGGTGGTCTCTCGCAAATGAATTTGACATCATGCCAGCGAAACAGGAATCCGACTGGGACCGGTTTTTCCAAATTATTCGAGATCACGATCCGTATCAGCGTTTACGTGGGATCCACAACTGCAGGCGTTGGTACGATCATAACAAGCCGTGGGTGACACATACGAGCATTCAGACATCTAACATGGCACAGGGCATCCGCTATCGCACGCAATACGGAAAACCTGTTATCTATGACGAGTGCCGCTATGAGGGCGACATTCCGCAAGGTTGGGGAAACATCACAGCAGAAGAAATGGTTCAAAAGTTCTGGGCAGGCACCATTTCTGGCTGCTACGTTGGACACGGAGAAACATACAAACATCCTGAAGACCTCCTCTGGTGGGCAAAAGGTGGTGTGCTGCGGGGTGAGAGTCCGCCGAGAATTGCGTTTCTCAAAGCGTTCATGGCTGGCGCACCCGCTTTTGATACGCTTGCGCCGATCGGCGATGACAAGGGACGGTATATCCTCACGAAACATGGAGAATACTACCTGACTTACACAACCGAACCGCAGACGATGACCCTGGACTTGAAGGGCGAACAGCCCTATAAAATCGATCGTGTGGATACGTGGAACATGAAAGTTATCCCAGTCGGCACGGCGCAACCAGGGGAATATACCTTCGCTGCACCAGATGGTGGTTCTGCCTATCGCTTTACACCGTACGCACCGGGTGAGAAACTTCGTCCGGAGGCGAAAGCGTCCGCCGATGTGCTTCAAGGCAACGCACCGCTTACAGTGGATTTCTCAGCGGCAGGGGATCTGATACACCATTGGAGTTTCGGAGACGGGACAACGTCCACTGAATCGAATCCGACGCACGTTTACGAAAGCCTTGGTCAATACGTTGCAACGCTCACGGTGATGAACGAGGAGGGCGACACCTCAACGACATCCCTTGCAATCCATGTATCACCGGCGGCACCGGCTGACATTGGAACGCACACGGAATTTCCCGGTTCACGCGATGGACTCGTGTTTCTTTGGCATGGTACACTTGGGGACAGTGGGGAAATTGAATCTCGCGGCGATGCGAAAATCGGTGAAGATGGACAGATGGATTTGACCGGCGGGGCATTTCTTACTAAGGGTGTAAATGAGGCACTTCTTGCAGCATGTCAGGCGAGCAATCAATTGACGCTTGAGTGTCTGGTTACGACGAACAATCTGGATCAGGATGGTCCCGCACGGATTATCTCTTTCTCAAACGACATTACCCATCGCAACTTTACCTTCGGGCAGGATGGCAGTCGTTTTGCTGTGAGGATCCGCACACCTCGGACCGGGACGAATGCCACAGGCAGTGAGTTTTCTTTCGGTAAGATTGAGGTCCGGAAACCGATACACCTTATCGTTAGTTATTTTGATGGAAACGTCTACTGTTATATTGATGGTGAACTCGTCTACGTTAGCAACGGCACGCAGGGAGATTTCAGCAATTGGGAGCTCTATCCATTGCTCTTCGGTGATGAAGCGAGTGGTGGTCGAAATTGGGAAGGCAAGTTAAGCCGTGTTGCGATTTACAGTCGATTTGTCGGCGTAGAAGAGGCAGCACATAAGTTTAAGTTGGTTCAGGGTGAATAG
- a CDS encoding M56 family metallopeptidase, producing the protein MSKQILLSLLNCSWQWMLLSGLIWFATNSVFRKSRRSNPTVHLLWLLSLLSLPLLFGLNQFVPALSIGSTVPELAQAKPIDVSGLTPLTTDLPEISSTKSDTQSKNQLLAGSKFFLNWAKMDLLLCVWAIGAVAMLVRFIFGLYRIYQLRRNAVAADDSYQAICRRLARQLDINRPVTICFSDRVSSPISFGWLSPHILIPRELNLEQFELVAAHELAHVQRHDWLTNLFSHVVGVIFFFHPIYHFLNRELVRVRERICDDWVIRLTGARKNYAQCLLDMVRHEDRVVPLALSLNQPSQLESRIDSILKSNRRLDVQLKPRLQLMVATLLLTCLPLLAMAQLVPLKTFQVSLFAQTPQKAEKGVDKTEKKLGMEKAKVGKMDGKQYKDKSRIKVKDPGLFKPSEENKIFSGPQPGEKLPALMVSGIDGELEDQTYDITAETDGKPFVLFLQDTNGVGVKGLVNVFDLLLQIDAFQKRHSKATGGERSNQGLQIGVVFLADNLDTLPEWARDMLRKEVPNEVLTGLSPDGREGPGSYGLNRNVGQTVLIAKDGKVLHNFAFTQPMLYPDPHFLGAIAQAIEVEPATLEKWLNEEGEWLTGDENTNLTSATVEKWLNEEKAAESEQMQRDRRKMEPEGARNSEQDPSLEELVKPFDKDGDGKLNREEGMAMRRTLVNRESQNRYRSENVEVKNPAEFKKVQGAPLFSGPQTGEKLPPLKAKGINGKTKGKTYDAIAKADGQLLVLFLQDESGLGLRGLLGISRLLAQIAEKSEQAMHINAVFLGDTPDTVENQASKLVPHIPGGVLLSISQDGREGPGSYGLNRSVAQTIIIAKDGKVLHNFAFTQPMLRPDPYVLGAVGEAIGIKPATLEKWLNEKGLVIKINNPTASDKMGKMLLNGAVVQFDEMDSLLHSLPEEQKSMLTIQPGRDVPHQQIVKVMDIAKEAGIDQIEFATDLPEGERMQRAFVGQLREMVEKGEITGEEARELYEKAFPRRKED; encoded by the coding sequence ATGAGTAAGCAAATCCTCCTTTCTCTGCTCAACTGCTCATGGCAGTGGATGCTTCTGAGCGGTTTGATATGGTTTGCAACAAACTCTGTATTTCGCAAAAGCCGCCGTTCCAACCCCACTGTCCATCTGCTCTGGCTGTTGTCTTTACTCAGTTTACCGCTCCTGTTCGGCTTGAATCAGTTTGTGCCAGCGCTCTCCATCGGCAGCACGGTACCAGAATTAGCGCAGGCGAAGCCAATAGACGTATCCGGTTTAACTCCGCTGACTACGGATTTACCAGAAATTTCGTCCACTAAAAGCGATACACAATCCAAAAACCAACTGCTTGCTGGAAGTAAGTTCTTCTTGAATTGGGCAAAGATGGATCTTCTATTGTGCGTCTGGGCAATCGGTGCAGTCGCTATGTTAGTCCGTTTCATCTTTGGCTTGTACCGAATCTATCAACTCCGACGCAATGCTGTGGCGGCTGATGATTCATATCAGGCAATCTGCCGACGATTGGCGCGACAATTGGATATAAATCGTCCGGTTACTATATGCTTCTCGGATCGGGTATCATCACCGATTTCATTTGGTTGGTTATCACCCCACATTCTGATTCCACGAGAACTGAATTTGGAGCAGTTTGAGTTGGTAGCCGCCCACGAATTAGCCCACGTACAACGACACGATTGGTTGACAAATCTCTTTTCGCACGTGGTGGGCGTTATCTTTTTCTTCCATCCGATTTACCATTTCCTTAACCGCGAACTCGTCCGCGTGCGGGAACGCATCTGTGACGATTGGGTCATCCGCCTGACAGGTGCCAGAAAAAACTACGCACAGTGTCTATTGGATATGGTTCGTCACGAAGACCGAGTTGTTCCACTTGCGTTATCACTCAATCAACCATCGCAATTGGAATCTCGTATTGATTCCATTTTGAAAAGCAATCGACGGTTAGACGTGCAATTGAAGCCGCGCTTGCAGTTAATGGTAGCGACTTTACTCCTAACCTGTCTCCCTCTATTGGCAATGGCACAGTTGGTGCCGCTGAAAACTTTCCAAGTCTCACTCTTCGCTCAGACACCTCAGAAAGCAGAAAAAGGGGTGGATAAAACTGAGAAAAAACTGGGGATGGAGAAAGCGAAGGTTGGAAAGATGGACGGGAAACAGTACAAAGATAAATCACGCATCAAAGTGAAAGATCCAGGACTGTTTAAGCCGTCTGAAGAAAACAAGATATTTTCTGGACCGCAACCTGGGGAAAAACTTCCGGCATTGATGGTGAGCGGCATTGACGGCGAACTTGAGGATCAAACGTATGATATCACCGCTGAGACGGATGGAAAACCATTTGTATTGTTCTTGCAAGATACCAATGGCGTTGGCGTAAAAGGGCTTGTTAACGTGTTTGACTTGCTTCTTCAAATTGATGCTTTCCAAAAAAGGCATAGCAAGGCAACGGGTGGCGAAAGGTCTAATCAAGGGCTCCAGATAGGTGTCGTGTTCCTTGCAGATAATCTTGATACTCTACCTGAATGGGCGCGTGATATGTTAAGAAAAGAGGTTCCAAATGAGGTATTAACAGGATTATCTCCCGATGGACGTGAAGGACCAGGGAGTTATGGACTTAATCGCAATGTTGGACAGACCGTTCTTATTGCTAAAGATGGGAAAGTCCTGCACAATTTTGCTTTCACACAACCGATGCTCTATCCCGATCCGCATTTCCTCGGTGCCATAGCACAAGCAATTGAAGTAGAACCCGCTACACTGGAGAAGTGGCTGAATGAAGAGGGAGAATGGTTAACCGGCGATGAAAATACAAATCTAACGTCCGCAACAGTAGAGAAATGGTTGAACGAAGAAAAGGCTGCGGAAAGTGAGCAGATGCAGCGCGACAGAAGGAAAATGGAACCAGAAGGTGCTCGCAATAGTGAACAAGATCCCTCTCTCGAAGAACTCGTCAAGCCGTTCGACAAAGATGGCGATGGCAAATTGAATCGAGAAGAAGGCATGGCAATGCGTCGCACCTTAGTAAATCGGGAATCTCAAAACCGATACCGCAGCGAGAACGTTGAAGTGAAAAATCCTGCTGAGTTCAAAAAGGTGCAGGGTGCACCACTCTTCTCTGGTCCACAAACCGGTGAAAAACTTCCACCTCTGAAGGCTAAGGGCATCAACGGTAAAACTAAAGGCAAAACGTATGATGCTATCGCCAAGGCAGACGGACAACTCCTCGTTCTCTTCCTACAAGATGAAAGCGGTCTCGGTTTACGAGGGTTGCTTGGCATTTCTCGTTTACTCGCTCAAATTGCCGAGAAGTCTGAACAGGCAATGCATATAAATGCTGTGTTTTTAGGGGACACACCGGATACCGTGGAGAATCAAGCCAGTAAGTTAGTCCCACATATTCCGGGCGGTGTCTTACTTAGTATTTCCCAAGACGGTCGTGAGGGTCCAGGCAGCTACGGACTCAATCGCAGTGTCGCGCAGACGATTATCATCGCCAAAGATGGCAAAGTGCTACACAACTTTGCTTTCACACAACCTATGCTCCGTCCAGACCCATACGTTCTTGGGGCTGTCGGAGAAGCAATCGGCATAAAACCTGCAACGCTGGAAAAGTGGTTGAACGAAAAAGGCCTTGTGATCAAAATTAATAATCCTACCGCCAGCGATAAAATGGGTAAAATGCTCTTAAACGGAGCCGTTGTGCAGTTTGACGAAATGGATTCTCTCCTCCACAGCTTGCCTGAAGAACAAAAATCTATGCTCACTATCCAACCTGGGCGAGATGTACCTCATCAACAGATCGTCAAAGTAATGGATATAGCAAAAGAGGCAGGTATTGATCAAATTGAATTCGCAACTGATTTACCTGAAGGTGAGCGGATGCAGCGTGCTTTTGTCGGACAGCTTCGAGAGATGGTCGAAAAGGGCGAAATCACTGGCGAAGAAGCCCGCGAACTATACGAGAAAGCATTTCCTCGTCGTAAAGAAGATTAA
- a CDS encoding BlaI/MecI/CopY family transcriptional regulator translates to MKTKRLHPLELEVMKVVWKLTRATVNDVLDNINRKLAYTTVATTMKSLEKKGFLSHQVDGRTFVYQPLVKETEITHTMLSDLLERLFDNSAEKLVNTLLEVRQTSVDEHNRLQALINNYQPEGEKTDE, encoded by the coding sequence ATGAAAACCAAGAGATTACACCCATTAGAACTTGAAGTGATGAAAGTGGTATGGAAATTGACGCGTGCTACGGTCAACGATGTTCTCGATAACATTAACCGCAAGCTCGCCTATACCACTGTCGCCACGACTATGAAAAGTCTGGAAAAGAAGGGTTTTTTGTCGCATCAAGTTGACGGTAGGACGTTCGTTTACCAGCCTTTGGTCAAAGAGACAGAGATTACGCATACGATGCTCAGCGATTTGTTGGAGCGTCTTTTTGACAACTCAGCTGAGAAGTTGGTGAACACACTCCTCGAGGTGCGACAAACCAGCGTAGATGAACACAACCGTTTACAAGCGTTGATTAACAACTATCAACCTGAAGGAGAAAAAACCGATGAGTAA
- a CDS encoding DNA-processing protein DprA encodes MSIDSGYFWFQLFRTRGIGPKHLVSIAKILEAENLNPEMLSLNRSDLSEQSPELAKILMGKIREEDREKVSAAYEQLKKQEIGIIYPGHPNFPPQILEIAPILFVQGQQKCLRSDSVTIVGARDVSDIGIRITRNLASELVGESINIVSGYAKGVDSEAHLGALEAGGTTTLVLSNGIKCLRRKSAFKKFNWNQNVLTVSQFDPDTTWQAWNAMARNQLVCALSKAVIVIESGPERDAQGKMSGTFNTAKTALDLNLPLFVVNPGYLDSAPKGNADLIALGGYSLNPTNGAEEIVERIFVKTVESKPTANQNSDAQLPLF; translated from the coding sequence ATGAGCATTGACAGCGGTTATTTCTGGTTCCAGCTCTTTAGGACACGAGGCATCGGGCCCAAACATCTGGTCTCTATTGCCAAAATTTTGGAAGCAGAAAACCTAAACCCAGAAATGTTATCACTCAACCGAAGCGATCTCTCGGAGCAGTCTCCAGAATTAGCGAAAATCCTTATGGGAAAAATTCGTGAAGAGGATAGAGAAAAGGTATCCGCAGCGTACGAGCAACTCAAAAAGCAGGAAATCGGTATTATCTATCCCGGACACCCCAATTTCCCACCACAGATCCTTGAAATTGCTCCAATTCTGTTTGTCCAAGGACAGCAAAAATGCCTTAGGTCAGATAGCGTCACGATTGTTGGGGCGCGGGATGTATCGGATATAGGGATTCGCATTACGAGAAATCTGGCTAGTGAACTTGTAGGTGAGAGCATAAATATCGTATCGGGATATGCCAAAGGTGTTGACTCAGAGGCACACTTGGGTGCGTTAGAAGCAGGCGGAACGACAACACTCGTACTTTCAAACGGCATCAAGTGCCTACGTCGAAAAAGTGCGTTCAAAAAATTCAATTGGAATCAAAATGTACTTACGGTTTCACAATTTGACCCAGATACCACGTGGCAGGCATGGAATGCAATGGCGCGAAATCAACTTGTGTGTGCCCTCTCTAAAGCAGTCATCGTTATTGAATCGGGACCTGAGCGAGACGCACAAGGCAAAATGAGCGGAACCTTTAATACTGCGAAAACGGCACTTGATCTAAATCTACCACTTTTTGTTGTTAATCCGGGCTACCTTGACAGTGCCCCAAAAGGCAATGCCGACTTAATTGCGTTAGGAGGGTATAGCCTCAATCCCACCAATGGCGCAGAAGAAATTGTCGAACGTATCTTTGTCAAGACAGTGGAGTCTAAGCCAACTGCAAATCAGAATTCGGATGCACAGTTGCCACTCTTTTGA
- a CDS encoding DUF1501 domain-containing protein, producing the protein MNVVKRCDGMNRRDFLRVGGLAALGLGLGDFFHLQRAFASNSPLTAKAKSCILIWLDGGPSHLETFDPKPDAPQEVRGPLSTIATNLTGVRLSECLERTAGIMDKIAIIRSMTSPLGEHSLGTQYLMTGYKPTPALEYPTFGATVTYIRSQNSQNTSGDALTALPPNIAVPNFTGQVSGNGYLPSATRPFSVGSDPKRPDFKVRDLDFYEGIDLQRVSRRRQFVNALNEFSRAKDAGATTVSDPELERAYNLITSPEAKAAFTLSEEPQDVHQRYGPGGVNGIGQSCLLARRLVERGVPFVTVNHTGWDTHNDIFQLKERYPTDRNAHLPSLDRALSALIQDLTDRRMLDETLVVVMGEFGRTPRINSQGGRDHWPNVFSVMLAGGGVQGGQIVGSSDALGEFPKERPVTPSDLSATIYTLLGIDPSFELHTSDGRPVRVAPDGANVVSELIA; encoded by the coding sequence ATGAACGTAGTAAAACGATGTGATGGCATGAATCGCCGTGATTTTCTGCGCGTCGGTGGATTGGCGGCACTCGGATTAGGGTTAGGTGATTTTTTCCACCTCCAACGCGCCTTTGCCAGCAACAGTCCACTGACAGCAAAAGCGAAATCCTGTATCCTGATATGGCTTGATGGGGGTCCCAGCCATCTGGAGACCTTTGATCCGAAACCGGATGCCCCACAGGAGGTTCGCGGACCCCTGAGCACTATTGCTACGAATCTTACAGGCGTACGCCTCAGTGAATGTCTGGAACGGACTGCAGGCATTATGGATAAAATCGCCATTATTCGTTCTATGACCTCGCCGCTTGGTGAACACAGTCTCGGCACCCAATACTTGATGACTGGATACAAACCTACACCTGCGTTGGAGTATCCGACCTTTGGTGCAACGGTCACCTATATCAGATCTCAAAATAGTCAAAACACTTCAGGAGATGCACTCACCGCTTTACCGCCAAACATTGCAGTTCCGAATTTCACAGGTCAAGTGTCGGGAAACGGATACTTACCGAGTGCTACGCGCCCATTTTCTGTTGGCAGTGATCCGAAAAGACCTGACTTTAAAGTTCGCGACCTTGATTTCTATGAGGGGATTGATTTGCAACGCGTTTCCCGGCGTAGGCAGTTCGTCAATGCGCTCAACGAATTCAGTCGTGCCAAAGACGCTGGCGCAACGACGGTATCGGACCCGGAGTTAGAACGTGCCTACAACCTGATAACATCACCCGAGGCCAAAGCAGCGTTCACGCTTTCTGAGGAGCCTCAAGACGTGCACCAGCGATATGGTCCCGGTGGTGTGAACGGAATCGGGCAGAGTTGTTTATTGGCACGGAGGTTGGTCGAACGCGGTGTTCCATTCGTAACTGTCAACCATACGGGTTGGGATACACATAACGATATATTCCAGTTGAAAGAACGATATCCTACCGATCGGAATGCACATCTACCATCGCTTGATCGGGCATTGAGTGCGTTGATTCAGGACCTTACCGATCGTCGCATGTTGGATGAAACACTCGTAGTGGTTATGGGTGAGTTCGGACGCACACCGAGAATCAACTCACAAGGTGGACGGGATCACTGGCCCAACGTGTTCAGTGTGATGTTGGCTGGTGGCGGCGTGCAAGGCGGTCAAATCGTAGGCAGTAGCGATGCACTCGGCGAATTCCCAAAGGAACGTCCCGTGACACCATCGGATCTGTCAGCCACAATCTATACACTGCTAGGTATTGACCCCAGTTTTGAGTTGCATACCAGTGACGGGCGACCTGTCCGCGTTGCTCCTGACGGTGCTAATGTTGTTTCGGAATTAATCGCTTAA
- a CDS encoding amidohydrolase family protein, which produces MPYGDNDWLALTEEPTLEPEIPICDPHHHFWDFRTERIPYQRYLLHELMADIDSGHNVRSTVFVEARAMYRADGPEEMRPVGEVEFVQGLAAASASGLYGTSRAAAAIVGHANLNLGERVEPVLEALQAASPNRFRGIRHSVTWDPHPEIAGTSAYRNEGQLAREDFRAGARVLARMGMSFEAWMYAPQLPELADFAKAVPDLTIISNHIGGLLRVGPYGGRDDEVLEAWREGIAAVAACPNIHMKLGGIGMPRTGFDWHEREKPIGSEELAEAIAPFMNYCIEQFGPERCMFESNFPVDKVSFSYNVMYNAFKRLSTGYSDDERAALFHDTATRVYRIDA; this is translated from the coding sequence ATGCCTTATGGAGACAACGACTGGCTCGCTTTAACTGAGGAACCGACGTTAGAACCGGAGATACCGATCTGCGACCCGCACCACCATTTTTGGGATTTCCGAACTGAGCGTATCCCTTACCAACGGTATCTGCTTCACGAGTTGATGGCAGACATTGATAGTGGACATAACGTGCGTTCCACTGTGTTTGTTGAGGCGAGAGCAATGTACCGCGCCGATGGACCGGAAGAGATGCGTCCCGTCGGTGAGGTCGAATTCGTGCAGGGGTTAGCAGCTGCAAGTGCAAGCGGTTTATACGGAACGAGTCGTGCAGCCGCTGCAATCGTCGGGCATGCGAACCTGAATTTAGGTGAACGCGTTGAACCTGTGCTGGAAGCCTTACAAGCAGCAAGCCCAAACCGATTTCGTGGGATCCGTCATTCCGTTACGTGGGATCCGCATCCAGAGATAGCAGGAACTTCTGCCTACAGAAACGAGGGACAACTCGCTCGTGAGGACTTCCGGGCAGGAGCAAGGGTGCTGGCGCGCATGGGGATGTCTTTTGAGGCGTGGATGTACGCACCACAACTCCCAGAACTCGCCGATTTCGCGAAAGCCGTACCCGATTTGACGATTATCTCAAACCATATTGGAGGCTTGCTACGGGTCGGTCCCTATGGTGGTAGAGATGATGAAGTATTGGAGGCTTGGCGGGAGGGTATTGCCGCAGTCGCGGCTTGTCCGAACATTCACATGAAGCTCGGAGGCATCGGGATGCCACGCACCGGGTTTGATTGGCACGAGCGGGAAAAACCGATCGGTTCCGAAGAGTTAGCGGAAGCTATAGCACCCTTCATGAATTACTGTATTGAGCAGTTCGGTCCAGAACGTTGTATGTTTGAAAGCAACTTCCCGGTTGATAAAGTCTCGTTCTCCTACAACGTGATGTATAATGCCTTCAAACGCTTATCAACAGGCTACTCAGATGACGAGCGCGCTGCCCTGTTCCACGACACCGCTACTCGTGTGTATCGGATAGATGCTTGA
- a CDS encoding PQQ-binding-like beta-propeller repeat protein: MRKIICSLLIGIVLACMLYAQDGTKEDYWNQFRGPNGDGKAIGSALPTEFSETKNVRWKTPIHDKGYSSPIVWGNQIWVTTAREDGRELFAICVDLESGDILHDIKVFDVAEPQLEHGDLNSHASPTPIVEEGRIYVHYGTYGTACLDTKTGEKLWERRDLNCDHRVRPASSPIIDEDTLFLTFDGVDVQFIAALDKNTGDTLWLQHRKVDSNFEDVLRAKGVKDIEETKKEKPNDNRKSYATPTIITYQGKKQLVSPAAEVTISYDPKTGDELWRVRHEGWGWNVACRPIFAHNLVYFTIGVEKLLLAVDPSGGGDVTDTHVVWSNRKGAPEIPSPLIVDDLVFMVNEGGVVSCVEAKNGNLVWKGRVGGNHWASPLYAGGNIFFFSMEGRVSVISAGRAFKLLARNEFDNEFIASGAVAGNALILRSLTHLYCIEETDPNERK; encoded by the coding sequence GTGAGAAAAATAATTTGCAGCTTATTAATCGGGATTGTTTTGGCTTGTATGCTTTATGCACAAGATGGGACAAAAGAGGATTATTGGAATCAGTTCCGCGGTCCAAATGGAGACGGCAAGGCAATAGGTAGTGCCCTCCCTACCGAATTTAGTGAAACGAAAAACGTCCGTTGGAAAACACCCATTCACGATAAAGGGTATTCATCGCCTATTGTTTGGGGAAATCAGATTTGGGTGACAACTGCACGTGAAGATGGCAGAGAACTCTTTGCGATCTGTGTAGACTTAGAAAGCGGCGACATCTTACACGATATAAAAGTGTTTGATGTCGCGGAACCGCAACTCGAACACGGGGACCTCAACAGCCATGCTTCGCCGACCCCAATTGTAGAGGAAGGACGCATCTACGTTCATTACGGTACGTATGGCACCGCCTGTCTGGACACGAAAACTGGCGAGAAACTTTGGGAACGCCGAGACCTGAACTGTGATCATCGGGTGCGTCCCGCGTCTTCCCCGATTATTGATGAGGATACGCTATTTCTCACTTTCGATGGCGTTGATGTACAGTTTATTGCAGCACTCGACAAGAACACCGGCGACACTTTGTGGTTACAGCATCGAAAAGTTGACTCAAATTTTGAGGATGTCCTCAGAGCTAAGGGTGTTAAGGATATTGAAGAAACGAAAAAAGAAAAGCCAAACGATAACAGGAAATCTTATGCAACGCCAACGATTATCACATATCAAGGAAAGAAGCAGTTGGTGAGTCCGGCAGCGGAAGTCACAATTTCCTACGATCCTAAAACAGGCGATGAACTCTGGCGTGTTCGACATGAAGGATGGGGTTGGAACGTTGCGTGTAGACCTATTTTCGCACACAATCTTGTCTATTTTACAATTGGCGTGGAAAAATTGTTGCTGGCGGTTGATCCCTCTGGTGGGGGTGATGTTACCGATACGCATGTCGTCTGGAGCAATCGCAAGGGTGCCCCTGAAATACCATCGCCGCTGATTGTAGACGATTTGGTGTTCATGGTTAACGAGGGTGGTGTCGTCTCTTGTGTAGAGGCAAAGAATGGAAATCTTGTATGGAAAGGTCGTGTCGGCGGAAATCACTGGGCATCCCCGTTATATGCAGGTGGCAACATCTTTTTTTTCAGTATGGAGGGGCGCGTATCGGTTATCTCTGCCGGACGAGCGTTCAAGTTACTCGCACGGAACGAGTTTGATAACGAATTTATTGCATCTGGTGCCGTTGCTGGTAACGCGCTAATTCTGCGTTCGCTTACGCATCTCTATTGTATTGAAGAAACGGATCCAAATGAACGAAAATAA